CGACGCGATGGAGTGGCGGGTGGTGGCAGGCGGGCTGGATCGGCCTGGCCCCGCGACGGTGTGGGTGCGGCAGCGGGTGGCCCTGGTCGATGGCGAGCAACCCACCCCACTACAACGGCTGTTCGCGGTGGCCGACTCGGGCAGCGGGGTGTCCAACCGGCTGGACCCGCGGCAGTGGCTGTTCATCAACTCCGAACTGACCGTGCACCTGCATCGCAGGCCTTCAGGTTCGTGGACCGGGATGGCGGCCGACACGATCATCGGGCCCTCCGGCCTCGGGACCGCGACCACCCGGTTGTATGACGCTGCCGGCCAGGTCGGGACCGGTGCGCAGGCGTTGCTCGTGCGGACACGCTGAGCGCCTCCCGGCGGAGTGCGGCGCGATCTACTAGCCTGCGGAGCACAACCGACAGCGTGGAGTTCCGTGGCATGCAGATCACCTCGGTGGTCAACCAGAAAGGCGGGGTCGGCAAGACCTCGCTCAGCGTCGGCTTAGCGGCCGCACTGGCGGAACGCGGCCGTCGAGCCTTGCTCGTCGACCTCGATCCACAGGGCCACGCCACCACCGAGTTACTCGGGCTGCCCGAGCCACCCCCGCAGGCACCGACCTTGGCCAAGGCGCTCACCAAGATGTGGCGGGGCCCGGTCGAGGAGCTGGTGGTGTCCCATCCGCGGTCGAACATCGGCCGGGGCGGCGCGTTCGACGTGATTCCCACCTCGCCGGGCATGTTCGACCTGATCCGGCGGCTGGACCAGTTCCGGGTTCCTGGCTGGCAACTGGCCAGGGTCCTCCAGTTCGCCAACTACGACCACGTGATCATCGACTGCCCGCCGGCGCTGGACGTGCTCACCAACAACGCGATCGTGGCCACACACGGGATTCTGGTGCCGGTGCAGCCGGACCGGACGAGCATCAGGGCACTGCGGCTGATGCGCGAGCAGATCAGCTACGTGGAAACGATGGTGAACCGGCCACCGGTCGCCTACCACGGGCTGGTTCCCGGTCTTTACCGCAGGCCGATCTCCTCCTACGCGCTGGCCGCGCTGAACGAGCTGCAGGGGTTCGGGATCCCGATGCTGGCACATGTGCCGCTCGGCGTGGTGATGAACGAGGCGGCCGCGCGGGGCATGCCGGTCACCACCTTCGCCCCGGAGACCGTCCAGGCGGTGGCTTTCCGGCACATCGCCCATGCCGTCGAGCTGGCCACGGCGCAGCAGCCCGCGCCCCCGCCCATTCCGGCCGAGCACGAGGACGATTTCGTGTTCGAGGACTTCATCGCCTCGGTGTCACATGCCCGCGACGTCAACGACAACGGCTCGCGCCGCAAACTCTACGACCTGCTGCCGAAACGTCCCCGCCCGTCCCGCTGACGACCGCAGCCGGGGCGGCAATTCGCACACCACCCGCCATGGTTCACTCGATCGTGTATCGAACATGTGGTCGATACCGCGGTAGTCTGGGGTTGTGACCAGGACCTTCGGCATCGACACCTCCCGCATGAGCGAGGAGGAACTCCTGACCGCGCTGGGCGACCTCGAACAGCAGCGGCGAGTTCTGTATGCCCGGGAGCTGGCGGTCGTGGCCGAGTTGGACGGCCGCGACACCGCCAGCCAGAAGGGGTATCGCGACCTGCCGGTGTTGACGCGGGAGATCCTGCGGGTCAACCCGTATGACGCCCGCCAGCGGGTGGCCCATGCGCGGGCGGTGGTGCGGCGCTACGGCCCGGGTGGGATGCCGCTGGAGCCGGACCTGCCCGAGGTCGGTGCCGCCGCGGCCGAGGGCGTGATCGGGCCGGAACACATCGAGACCATCCGCGCCACCGTGGCCCGGTTCCCGCAGCCGGTCAGCCTGCCCGACCGGGAACACGCCGAGGCGCTGCTGACCAAGGCCGCGCGGGAGTACGAACCCCACACCATCACCACCCTGGGCCGGGAGATCCTGGCCCGGCTGGACCAGGACGGCACCCCACCCACCGAAGACGAACTCGCCCGGCCGGAACGCTCCCTGGACTGGCGCGAAACCCGCGGCGGACGACTCCGCGGCACCTTCGACCTCGACGCCGAAACCGCCGCCTTGTTGACCGGGCTGATCGAACCGAGGGCGAAACCCTCCGGCACGAAAGAGGAGCCGGATCGGCGGAGCAAGTTCCAGCGCCAGGGGGACGCGTTCGCCGACGTGCTGCGGGTGGCGGCGGGGTGTCCGGAGGAGGGGCCGACCGAGGCGGGGGAACCCTTCACCGTCATGGTGTCCATCACCCTGGAGGATTTGAAGCACGGCACCGGATACGGGCTCCTGCACGGGCAGGAGTCCTACTCCGCCGCCCAAATCCGGCGCATGGCCTGCGACTCCTACGTCGTGCCCGCCGTCCTGGGCAGCAAGGGCGAGATCCTCGACATCGGACAACGCACCCGCACCGTACCCTGGCCATCCGCAGGGCTTTGATTTTGCGGGACCGCGGCTGCGCCTTCCCGGGATGCCGCAGGAAACCCAAGCAATGCCAGGCCCACCACGTCATCCCATGGGCCCTCGGAGGGGCCACAGCGCTATACAACCTGACCCTGCTGTGCTGGTACCACCACAACCTCATCCACCACACCGACTGGTCGATGCGCATACGCAACGGGTTGCCAGAGTTCATCCCACCGGCCTTTGTGGACCCGGAGCGAAGACCCAGACGCAACCTCCTCCATCGACAGGGGGTTGCGGGATGAACCAGCACCGATCACAGGCGGCAGGACCGGATGTCCGAGGCCAGCACCGCCTTCGCGCCGAGTTCGGCCAGTTCGTCCATGATCTGGTTGGCCTTCTTCCTGGACACCATGGCGCGCACGGCCACCCAGTCCGAGTCGGCAAGCGGGGCGACCGTGGGCGACTCCAGGCCGGGGGTAACGGCGATGGCCTTGTCCAGCAGTTCGCGAGGGCAGTCGTAGTCCAGCATCAGGTACTGCTGGGCGAACACCACGCCCTGCAGCCGTGCGGTCAGCTGCGCCTTCGCCTTGGTCTGCTCCCCGTCGGTCTGCCGGATCAACACCGCCTCGGACACACAGATCGGATCCCGAAGGCCATCAGATCGTGTTGGCGCAGGGTGCGGCCCGAGCCGACGACATCGGCGATCGCGTCCGCCACGCCGAGTTGCACGGAGATCTCCACGGCACCGTCCAGCCGGATTACCTCGGCCTCCACCCCACGCCGGGCCAGGTCGTCACGCACCAACCGAGGATAGGAGGTGGCCAGCCGCTTACCGGCCAGATCCGGGATGGTCCAGTCCCGACCGATAGGAGCGGCATAGCGGAACGTGGAGCCGCCGAATCCCAGCTCCAGCAGCTCGGTCACCGGTGCGCCGGAGTCCAGCGCGAGGTCCCTGCCGGTGATCCCGAGGTCCAGCTCACCCGAACCCACATAGAGGGGGATGTCCTTGGGGCGCAGGAAGAAGAACTCGACCTCGTGCACCGGGTCGAGCACCGTGAGGTCGCGCTGCTCATGCCGCTGCCGGTACCCGGCTTCGGCCAACATCGCCGAGGCGGACGCGGCGAGCGCCCCCTTGTTCGGTACCGCGACACGCAGCATTCCTACCTCACAGATAACGGTAGACGTCCTCGGCCGAGATGCCACGGCCGAGCATGAGCACCTGAACTCGATACAGCAGCTGGGAGATCTCCTCGGCCAGCCGTTCGTCGGACTCGTGCTCGGCGGCGATCCACACCTCACCCGCCTCTTCGAGCACCTTCTTGCCCTGGGCATGCACGCCCGCGTCCAGTGCGGCGACCGTGCCCGAGCCATCGGGACGGCTCCTGGCGCGCTCGGCAAGCTCCGCGTACAGCTCGTCGAAGGTTTTCACGAGCGCTGATCCTTTCATCTCCCCCGGTCAGCTCGCCGACTGGCCCGGGCCGCTGAGCCGCCGGTCACGTCCGGCACCTCCTTGACACCCTTACATAACACTGTTACTAATATCGTAACAGTGTTATCATTGATCGTCCGGAGGGGCGCCATGACCATCAGCACGAACACCTCCTTCGCCACCGGCCTGCGCAATCTCGACCACGAACGGGTCATCGACGCGCTGCCCGTCTCCGGCGAACTGCCGGACTGGCTGAACGGCTCCCTCATCCGCAACGGCCCCGCCGCCTTCGACTGCCGCGGTGGCTCGTTCCGGCACTGGTTCGACGGCCAGGCCATGCTGCACCGGTTCGAGATCGCCGAAGGCAGGGTCGGCTACCGCAACCGCTACGTGGACACCCCGAGCAGCAGGTCGGTCCGGTCGGAGGGCCGGATCGCCTACAGCGAGTTCGCCACCGACCCGTGCCAGTCGCTGTTCAGCCGCTTCTTCACGCAGTTCCGCCGGGTCACCGTGCCGAACCCGAACGTCAACGTGCAGTTCGGTGGGGAGCATGCGGTGGCACTCACCGAACTGCCACTCGCCGTCGAGTTCGACCCGCGAACGCTGGACACCCTGCGCGTGTCCGAGTACGAGGACTCACTGCGGGGCAACCTGACCACGGCGCATCCGCATGCCGACCCCGCCACCGGTGACCTCGTGAACTACCTGCTGCGGTTCGGCCGCACCAGCGCCTACCAGGTGTATCGGCAGGCACGCGGAAATCGTCGCGAGCTGATCGGCACGGTGCCCGCGGACAGGCCCGGCTACCTGCACAGCTTCGCCATCACCGAACGCCACGTGGTGTTGATGATCTTCCCGCTGGTGGTCAACCCGCTGTCCTTCCTGCTGCGCGGCAAGCCGTTCATCGCCAACTACCGGTGGCGCCCGGAACTGGGCACCAGGATCGTCGTACTCGACTCGCGCACCGGCGAGATCCGCACCGACACCCGCACCGCTCCGCTGTTCTCCTTCCACCACATCAACGCCTTCGAGGAGGACGACTCGCTGGTCATCGACCTCAGCCAGTACGAGGACTCCGCCGTCGTGGACGCGCTGTACCTGGACCGGCTGCGCGCGGGCGAACCCATTCCGCTCCCCCGGCCGGTCCGGCACCGGGTCGAGCTCGGCTCGGGCCGGGTGCGGTCCACCGTGCTGTCCGAGGAGCCGCTGGAGCTGCCCACCATCGACTACCGGCAGCGCAACGGCCGCCCCTACCGCTACGCCTACGGGGTCGGCGCCGCCGACCGTACCGGGGCGGACTTCTTCGACCAGCTGGTCAAGCTCGACACGCACACGGGTCGCACGATCGTGTGGCAGGAGCCGGGCACCTACCCGGGAGAGCCGGTGTTCGTGCCGACGCCACAGGCAGGCACCGAGGACGAGGGCGTGGCGCTGTCGGTGGTCCTCGACCCGGCCGCGGACCGGTCGTTGCTGGTGGTACTGGACGCCCACTCGTTCACCGAACTGGCCAGAGCGGAGGTGCCGCACCCGATTCCGTTCGGCTTCCACGGCCAGTTCACCCGCACCAGGTGAACTGGCCCACTTCCAGCCCGAGCAGTTGACCTCTCGTTCGTGGTGCACTTGACTTCTTTCCCGAACCACCTCGCCAGAACGGAAAGAAGTGATATGCACAGCGACCAGTTACCTACCGGAAACGACGACGTGACCGTGTCCCGCCGACGCGAGCTGGAGATCGAGCTACCCCGGCGGTCCGAGCACATCGACCAGGACGCCGAGTACTGCTCGGTTTTCCTCGACGGGAACTGGCGCAAGATCCGCTTTCACGACTACGCCGAGATCTACCGCATTCCGGGACTCTACGAGCAGCTGTTCCACGACATTCTGGATTGCCGGTCGCCCGACGTCGTGGGCAAGCTCCTCAAGGAAGAACTGCAGCGGGACAACGTCGACGCGGCCTCCTTGCGCGTGCTCGATCTCGGTGCGGGCAACGGCCTGATCGGGGAGCAACTACGCAATATCGGCGCTGGTCACCTGGTCGGCGTGGACATCATCCCCGAGGCGGCCGAGGCCGCATGGCGCGACCGCCCGCGGGTGTACGACGCCTACCACGTCGCCGATGTGGTGCACCCGCCTGCCGAGGTGGATGACGCGCTGGGCTCGGCCGGGCTGAACACCCTCTCCTGCGTGGCCGCGCTCGGGTACGGCGACATCCCGCCGGCCGCCTTCCGCGCCGCGTTCAACCGGATCAGTGACGGCGGCTGGATCGCGTTCACCATCAAGGACCGTTTCCTCTCCACGGAGGACACCTCCGGGTTCGCCCGCCTGGTCCAGGCCTGCGAGGAGCACGGCATCCTGCGGCCGCGGTCCACCGAGCGCTACCGGCACCGGCTCGACGTGCGCGGCGAACCGCTGCACTACGTGGCCATCGTGGGCACCAAACAGGCCGACATCCCGCCCGACCTGCTGCCCTGACGCCCCGGTACCGCGCCGCGCGTTCAGGCCGGACCGGTCAGACAGGCACCCAGCGTGCCCGCGTCCACGCCCACCAGCGAACCGCGGAACACCCTGCGCTCGCCTGGCTCCACCGGCACGTCGTTCGGCACGACCAGTACGGCACACCCGGCGGCCACCGCCGACTCGGCACCGGGCGGTGAGTCCTCGACCGCGACGCAGCGAGCCGGGTCCACTCCCAGGCGCTCGGCCGCCAGCAGGTACGGCGCCGGATGCGGCTTGTTCCGCCCGCCCACCTCGTCACCGCAGACGATGGTGTCGAAGAACTCGCGCCCGATCGTGTGCAACGCCAGTTCGGTCAGGGCTCGCTCGGTGGAAGTGACCAGCGCGGCCGGGATCCCGGCCGCGCGCACCGCGACCAGCGCGTCCCTGGCGCCGGGGCGCCATGGCAGCTCGTCGGCGAACAGGGTCGCCGTGCGCTGCCGGATCCATTCCCCCAGCTCGGCGATGGCGCCCGCGGTCCGCTCCCGCCCCGCCAGCTCGAGCAGGTACCGCGCCGTACTGTCCATATTGGATCCGACAAGGCTCGCCCGCTGCTCGTCGGTGAGGGTACCGCCGAGCCGCTCCACGGTCTCGTACAGCGCCACGTCCCACAGCTTCTCCGAGTCCACCAGCGTGCCGTCCATATCCCACAGCACGGCGGCGGGCAGAATGGCTTCGCCGTCCACAGCGGACGGTTCGGTCACGTTGCTCTCCCAAGGTCGTCGGTTCAGTACGTACACGGCCGTATACCGAACGTGTCCGGGCTCGCCATCCCGGCGGGACTACCAGCCTACGGTCTCCGGCAGGTTCACCGAGGTCGTAGGCTGACGTTGTGAGCAAGTCCCCCGACGAATCAGCAGACGACCAAGCCCAGGACACCGCCGGGCAACCGGCCCGAGGGAGAGGCACCGCCGGGTCCAAACCCGTGATGGTGGTGGCCTTCGAGGGGTGGAACGACGCGGGCGACGCCGCCAGCACGGCACTGGAGCATCTCCAGTTGAACTGGGACGCCGATCCGCTGGCCGAGCTCGATCCCGACGAGTACTACGACTTTCAGGTGAGCAGGCCCACCGTGCGGATGGTGGACGGGGTCACCCGCCGAGTGGAGTGGCCGACCACCCGGTTGGCGGTATGCCGGCCGGAGGGCGTAGACCGGGACATCGTGCTGGTGCAGGGACCCGAGCCGAACATGCGCTGGCGCGCCTTCTGTGCCGAGCTGGTGGAGCACATCGAGCAGCTCGAGGTGTCCACCGTCGTCACCCTGGGTGCACTGCTGGCCGACACCGCGCACACCCGCCCGGTGCCGGTGACCGGAACGGCCTACGACGCCGAGGCGGCGAGCCGGTTCGGCCTGGAACGCAGCCGCTACCAGGGGCCAACCGGCATCGTCGGCGTGCTGCAGGACGTCTGCGTGCGCGCCGGGATCCCGGCCGTCTCGGTTTGGGCCGCCGTTCCGCACTACGTCTCGCACCCGCCGTCACCGAAGGCCACGCTCGCCCTGCTGCACAAGCTGGAGGACGTGCTCGACGTGGAGATCCCACTCGGCGCGCTGCCCGAGCAGGCCGAGGAGTGGCAGCGCACGGTCAGCGAGATGGCCGAGGAGGACGAGGAGATCAGCGAGTACGTGCGCACCCTCGAGGAACGAGGGGATGCGGCGATCACCCTCGACGAGACCAGCGGGGACAAGATCGCCGCCGAGTTCGAGCGTTACCTACGCCGACGTAGGCCGGACGGACCAGGGCCGTCCGGCCGCTGAGCACGCTGGAACCCCTGGCGGCGCCGCTCGGGGCGCGCGGCCACCGCCCGCGGCTACAGGATGCGGCGGAGCGGGACCGCGCCACGGCTACGCCGGCGCCACTCCCGGGGATAACCGAGGGAGACCTCCTCGAACCGCACCCCGTCCTGGTGCGTGGTGCGCGGGATGTGCAGGTGGCCGTAGACGGCGACCTCGGCGCGGTAGCGCAGGTGCCAGTCGGCGGTCTCCTCGGTGCCACACCACATGGCGAACTCCGGCCAGTACAGCGGCGCTGTCGGGTGCCGGTGCAGCGGCCAGTGCGACACCAGGACCGTGCGGTGGTCGGCCGGGATCGCGGAAAGGCGCTCGTCGCTGATCTTCAACCTGCTGGCACACCAGTCCGACCGGCTGGGATGGGGATCGGGGTGCAGGAAGAACTCGTCGGTGCAGACCACCCCGGCGTCCCTGGCCTGCTCCAACGCCTCGGTCAGCGGCAGGCCCTCGGCCTGGGGCGTGCGCCA
The sequence above is drawn from the Amycolatopsis aidingensis genome and encodes:
- a CDS encoding ParA family protein, giving the protein MQITSVVNQKGGVGKTSLSVGLAAALAERGRRALLVDLDPQGHATTELLGLPEPPPQAPTLAKALTKMWRGPVEELVVSHPRSNIGRGGAFDVIPTSPGMFDLIRRLDQFRVPGWQLARVLQFANYDHVIIDCPPALDVLTNNAIVATHGILVPVQPDRTSIRALRLMREQISYVETMVNRPPVAYHGLVPGLYRRPISSYALAALNELQGFGIPMLAHVPLGVVMNEAAARGMPVTTFAPETVQAVAFRHIAHAVELATAQQPAPPPIPAEHEDDFVFEDFIASVSHARDVNDNGSRRKLYDLLPKRPRPSR
- a CDS encoding DUF222 domain-containing protein — protein: MTRTFGIDTSRMSEEELLTALGDLEQQRRVLYARELAVVAELDGRDTASQKGYRDLPVLTREILRVNPYDARQRVAHARAVVRRYGPGGMPLEPDLPEVGAAAAEGVIGPEHIETIRATVARFPQPVSLPDREHAEALLTKAAREYEPHTITTLGREILARLDQDGTPPTEDELARPERSLDWRETRGGRLRGTFDLDAETAALLTGLIEPRAKPSGTKEEPDRRSKFQRQGDAFADVLRVAAGCPEEGPTEAGEPFTVMVSITLEDLKHGTGYGLLHGQESYSAAQIRRMACDSYVVPAVLGSKGEILDIGQRTRTVPWPSAGL
- a CDS encoding HNH endonuclease signature motif containing protein; translated protein: MRDRGCAFPGCRRKPKQCQAHHVIPWALGGATALYNLTLLCWYHHNLIHHTDWSMRIRNGLPEFIPPAFVDPERRPRRNLLHRQGVAG
- a CDS encoding phosphoribosyl-ATP diphosphatase: MKTFDELYAELAERARSRPDGSGTVAALDAGVHAQGKKVLEEAGEVWIAAEHESDERLAEEISQLLYRVQVLMLGRGISAEDVYRYL
- a CDS encoding carotenoid oxygenase family protein, producing the protein MTISTNTSFATGLRNLDHERVIDALPVSGELPDWLNGSLIRNGPAAFDCRGGSFRHWFDGQAMLHRFEIAEGRVGYRNRYVDTPSSRSVRSEGRIAYSEFATDPCQSLFSRFFTQFRRVTVPNPNVNVQFGGEHAVALTELPLAVEFDPRTLDTLRVSEYEDSLRGNLTTAHPHADPATGDLVNYLLRFGRTSAYQVYRQARGNRRELIGTVPADRPGYLHSFAITERHVVLMIFPLVVNPLSFLLRGKPFIANYRWRPELGTRIVVLDSRTGEIRTDTRTAPLFSFHHINAFEEDDSLVIDLSQYEDSAVVDALYLDRLRAGEPIPLPRPVRHRVELGSGRVRSTVLSEEPLELPTIDYRQRNGRPYRYAYGVGAADRTGADFFDQLVKLDTHTGRTIVWQEPGTYPGEPVFVPTPQAGTEDEGVALSVVLDPAADRSLLVVLDAHSFTELARAEVPHPIPFGFHGQFTRTR
- a CDS encoding class I SAM-dependent DNA methyltransferase, with the translated sequence MHSDQLPTGNDDVTVSRRRELEIELPRRSEHIDQDAEYCSVFLDGNWRKIRFHDYAEIYRIPGLYEQLFHDILDCRSPDVVGKLLKEELQRDNVDAASLRVLDLGAGNGLIGEQLRNIGAGHLVGVDIIPEAAEAAWRDRPRVYDAYHVADVVHPPAEVDDALGSAGLNTLSCVAALGYGDIPPAAFRAAFNRISDGGWIAFTIKDRFLSTEDTSGFARLVQACEEHGILRPRSTERYRHRLDVRGEPLHYVAIVGTKQADIPPDLLP
- a CDS encoding HAD family hydrolase, whose product is MTEPSAVDGEAILPAAVLWDMDGTLVDSEKLWDVALYETVERLGGTLTDEQRASLVGSNMDSTARYLLELAGRERTAGAIAELGEWIRQRTATLFADELPWRPGARDALVAVRAAGIPAALVTSTERALTELALHTIGREFFDTIVCGDEVGGRNKPHPAPYLLAAERLGVDPARCVAVEDSPPGAESAVAAGCAVLVVPNDVPVEPGERRVFRGSLVGVDAGTLGACLTGPA
- a CDS encoding PAC2 family protein, translating into MVVAFEGWNDAGDAASTALEHLQLNWDADPLAELDPDEYYDFQVSRPTVRMVDGVTRRVEWPTTRLAVCRPEGVDRDIVLVQGPEPNMRWRAFCAELVEHIEQLEVSTVVTLGALLADTAHTRPVPVTGTAYDAEAASRFGLERSRYQGPTGIVGVLQDVCVRAGIPAVSVWAAVPHYVSHPPSPKATLALLHKLEDVLDVEIPLGALPEQAEEWQRTVSEMAEEDEEISEYVRTLEERGDAAITLDETSGDKIAAEFERYLRRRRPDGPGPSGR
- a CDS encoding metallophosphoesterase family protein — its product is MPHLFATSDLHVTHDGNAPVVDTIRPDAPEDWLIVAGDVAERVPAIIDTLAMLRERFAKVVWVPGNHELWTTKDDPVQARGRARYEEIVRRCRAIDVLTPEDEYPVWEHAEYPVTIAPLFLLYDYTWRTPQAEGLPLTEALEQARDAGVVCTDEFFLHPDPHPSRSDWCASRLKISDERLSAIPADHRTVLVSHWPLHRHPTAPLYWPEFAMWCGTEETADWHLRYRAEVAVYGHLHIPRTTHQDGVRFEEVSLGYPREWRRRSRGAVPLRRIL